The segment TCTGTTCTAGAAACCCCTTTAATATTTTGAATATCCTTATTTAAAAGGCTCATTAAATCTTCATTATTTTTACACATAACTTTAATAAAAATAGCATAATTACCTGTAGTATAATGGCTTTCTACAACTTCTGGAATATCTTTTAGCCTTTTTATTGCTGATGAATATTGACTTGATGAATCTAAAAAAACACCTACAAAAGCTGTTGTTGTATATCCTAAAGATTTTGGGTTGATAATCATTTTATACCCATCTATTAAATCAGATTTTTCTAATTTTCTTAATCTTTGATGAATTGCAGCTCCAGAAATACCAACTTCCCTTGCAATACTAAGCACAGGTGTTCTTGCATCTTTTACCAACCTTTTTATAATTATTTTATCAATTCCGTCTATTTTCATTTTAACTATATTTACTATAAAGATAAAAAAAATAGAGAATACAAATTGTATTCTCTATTTTCATTTATTATTAATAACTAAATATTAAGATATTATTTCATTTTGAAATCTTCCATAAATTTAGTTGTATAGTTTCCCGCAACATAATCTGGGTGCTCCATTAGTTCTCTATGAAAAGGAATTGTTGTTTTAACACCTTCAATTACAAATTCATCTAAAGCACGTTTCATTTTATTAATTGCTTCTTCTCTTGTTTGCGCTGTAACAATTAATTTAGCAATCATAGAATCATAATTTGAAGGAATCGTATACCCTGCATAAACATGTGTATCTATTCTTACCCCATGGCCTCCAGGAGCATGAAAAGTTGTAATCTTTCCAGGAGCTGGTCTAAAGTTATTATAAGGATCTTCGGCATTAATTCTACATTCTATGGCGTGCATTTTTGGAAAATAATTTTTACCCGAAATTGGCACACCTGCAGCAACTAAAATTTGCTCTCTAATTAAATCGTAATCTATTACTTCTTCTGTAATTGGATGCTCTACTTGAATACGAGTATTCATTTCCATAAAATAGAAGTTTCTATGTTTATCAACTAAAAACTCTACAGTACCTGCACCTTCATATTTAATGAATTCTGCTGCTTTTACTGCTGCAATACCCATCTTTTTTCTTAATTGATCTGTCATAAAAGGAGAAGGAGTTTCTTCTGTTAACTTTTGATGACGACGCTGAACAGAACAATCTCTTTCTGATAAATGACAAGCCTTTCCATAAGAATCTCCAACAATTTGAATTTCTATATGTCTAGGTTCTTCAATTAATTTTTCCAAATACATTCCATCATTACCAAAAGCTGCTTTTGCTTCTTGACGAGCAGAATCCCAAGCATCTCTTAGGTCTTCTTTCTTCCAAACAGCACGCATACCTTTACCTCCACCTCCGGCAGTAGCTTTTAGCATTACAGGATATCCTGATTCTTGTGCTAATATCTCACATTCTTCAAAATCTTTCATGATTCCTTCTGAACCTGGTATACATGGAACTCCTGCAGAAATCATAGTAGATTTCGCTGAAGCCTTATCCCCCAT is part of the Polaribacter sp. SA4-10 genome and harbors:
- the accC gene encoding acetyl-CoA carboxylase biotin carboxylase subunit; the protein is MFKKILIANRGEIALRVIRTCKEMGIKTVAVYSTADAESLHVRFADEAVCIGPAPSSESYLKMSNIIASAEITNADAIHPGYGFLSENAKFSKLCEEHNIKFIGATGEMIDKMGDKASAKSTMISAGVPCIPGSEGIMKDFEECEILAQESGYPVMLKATAGGGGKGMRAVWKKEDLRDAWDSARQEAKAAFGNDGMYLEKLIEEPRHIEIQIVGDSYGKACHLSERDCSVQRRHQKLTEETPSPFMTDQLRKKMGIAAVKAAEFIKYEGAGTVEFLVDKHRNFYFMEMNTRIQVEHPITEEVIDYDLIREQILVAAGVPISGKNYFPKMHAIECRINAEDPYNNFRPAPGKITTFHAPGGHGVRIDTHVYAGYTIPSNYDSMIAKLIVTAQTREEAINKMKRALDEFVIEGVKTTIPFHRELMEHPDYVAGNYTTKFMEDFKMK
- a CDS encoding Lrp/AsnC ligand binding domain-containing protein, with protein sequence MKIDGIDKIIIKRLVKDARTPVLSIAREVGISGAAIHQRLRKLEKSDLIDGYKMIINPKSLGYTTTAFVGVFLDSSSQYSSAIKRLKDIPEVVESHYTTGNYAIFIKVMCKNNEDLMSLLNKDIQNIKGVSRTETFISLDQQIDRQINI